Part of the Sphingobium lignivorans genome is shown below.
GCGAGCGGGCTGAACGGCTCCACCTGGTTCGACCGCACCAATTATGTCGAGACGATGCCGACCGGCGCGCTCGACCTCGCCCTGTTCGCCGAGGCGGACCGCATGGGCCATCTGCTGGGCGCGGTCACGCAGGCCAAGCTCGACGCGCAGCGCGCCGTGGTCCAGAACGAGAAGCGCCAAGGCGACAACCAGCCTTATGGCCTCGTCGAATATGCCCAGCTCGCCGCCCTGCTGCCGAAGGGGCATCCTTATGCCCACTCCACCATCGGCTCGATGGCAGATCTGGACAGTGCCAGCCTGGAAGACGTGAAGACCTGGTTCCGGGACAATTACGGACCGAACAACGCGATTCTCGTGCTCGCTGGCGATATCGACCTGCAGACGGCGCGGGAGAAGGCGGAGAAATATTTCGGCGCCATTCCCGCCGGTCCGGTCGTGAAGCCGGTCGTCTCCCCGGTGCCGACCCTGCCGGCGCGCATCGATCAGGTCATGAAGGACCGCGTCGCGACCACCCGGCTCCACCGCATGTGGGTGACGCCGGGGCGCAACGACAAGGATTCCTCGCTGCTCGCAGTGGGCGCGGCCGTGCTCGGCGGGCTCTCCAGCTCGCGGCTCGACAACGAGCTGGTGCGCAAGGAACAGGTCGCGGTCGGCGTGACGGCAAGCCTGCAGCAATTCGAGCAGATCGGCTTCGTCGAAGTGACGGCTGACGTGAAGCCGGGCGTCGACCCCGGGCTGGTCTCACGCCGGCTGGACGAGATCATCGCCGATTATGTGAAGACGGGCCCGTCTGCCGATGAAGTGACGCGCGTCGCGACCCGGCAGGTTTCAGCGGAAATCGCAGCGCTGGAAGTGGTGGGCGGCTTTGGGGGCAAGGCGACGACCCTTGCCGAAGGGCTGCTCTACGCGGGGGATCCGGGCCAGTACAAGAAGGACCTCGCCGCCATCGCCTCCGCCACGCCCAAGGGCGTGACCGCGGCGATGCAGCGCTGGCTGACGCGCCCGGTCTACGCGCTCAAGGTCGAACCTGGCGAGCGCGAGGACTATGAGGAGGCCGCCGTGAGCGCGCCGGGCGACGCGGCTGCGCAGGAAGCGGCGCCTGCCGCCGCGCCGAAGCTGGCACTGCCGGACGTGAAATCGAGCCCGGCGCTCGATTTCCCTGATGTCGAGACCGCGACGCTCGCCAATGGCATCAAAGTCCACCTCGCCCGCCGCGCGACGGTGCCTGCCGTGCGGATCGCCGTCAGCTTCGACGCCGGCATCGCGAGCGACCGCAAGGACCGGCTGGGCCTGAGCGCGCTGATGCTGAGCCTGCTCGACGAAGGCACGACCACACGCTCGACGATCCAGATCGCCGAGGAGCAGGAACGGCTGGGCGCCAGCATCTCGACCGGCCAGAGCATGGACCGCACGTCCGTCTCGCTCTTCGCGCTCAAGGCCAATCTCGCGCCCTCGCTTGACCTGCTGGACGACGTGGTGCGCAATCCCGCCTTCGCTCCGGGTGAGGTCGAACGCCTGCGCGCGACTCAGCTTGCCGGCATCGCCGCGGAAAAGACGCAACCCCAGGGACTGGCGAGCCGCGCCATCTTCCCGCTGCTTTATGGCAACCAGCATCCCTATGGCAGCTCGGCCAGCGGCCGTGGTGACGAAGCCAGCGTGAAGGCCATCACTCGCGAGGACCTCCTGCGCTATCACAGCTCCTGGATGGTACCCAGCAAGGCCGAGATCTTCGTGGCGGGCGACATCACCATGGCGGAGATCAAGCCTCTGCTTGATGCCCGGTTCGGGCACTGGCCGCAGAACCGCATGGCCTCGCCCACCAAGGACTTCGCCGTGACGATTCCGGACCCCAAGCCCGGCGTCTATCTGATCGACCGGCCGCAATCGCCCCAGTCGATGATCCTGGGCGGCGTGGTCACGACCGCGAAGGGCAGCGACGACCTGCTGGCCTTCAGCACGGCCAATGTCATCCTGGGCGATGATTTCCTGTCGCGGCTCAATACCGACATCCGCGAAGTGAAGGGCTGGTCCTACGGCGTGCGCGCCTATCTCACGCCGCGCGTGGAGCGCAGCCCCTATATCGTCGCGGCGCCGGTACAGGCGGACAAGACGGGGCCTGCCATCGCCGCCATGCGGGACGATATCGCGCAGTTCGTGGGCTCCAAGGGCGTGACGCCGCAGGAGTTCCGCCGCGTCATCAGCGGGGAGATCGCCAAGCTGCCGGCGCGCTTCGAGACCACGGGCGCGGTGCTTGGCCAGATGCAGGCGGACGCGCTGTTCGGCCGGCCGTTCACTTATGTGGAGACGCTGGGCCAGCGTTATGCCGCGCTGACGCCGGATGAGCTGGACAAGGCAGCCCGCACCCTGATCGATCCCGCCCGGCTGAGCTGGGTCGTGGTCGGTGACAAGGCGAAGATCAGGGACCAGCTCGATGCGCTCGGCATGCCCGTGACGGAGATTGACTCGGACTCGCCGGCCGCTCAATAGCCCGGCCATGCTATGAAGGAGACAGCCATGACCAAGGTCGACGGCGCCTATGACTGCATCACGAAGACGCCGATGGGCGAGCAGCCCAGTGTTTTCACGATCGTGACGGACGGGGCCAGGTTCAACGGCACGAACGCCGGGCCGCTCGGTTCGCTCGACGTGAAGGACGGCAAGGTGGACGGCAATCGCCTGAGCTGGACGATGGAAATGACCATGCCCATGCCGATGACGCTGAAATGCGAGGCGGTGGTGAACGAGGGCACGATCACCGGCACCATCGACGCCGGCGCCTTCGGCACGCTCACCATGTCTGGCACGCGGCGCGGCTGAACCGGAACGGGGGCCTCCTGCCCCCCTTCTGCACGGCGCAGGATGCCCGATGGCAATCATCGGGCAGTCGGGAACGGACATGCGGAATGAACGGCATTATGTCGTTGGCGCCATCACGGCGTTCCTGAACCGCACCGGCAGCGGTCAGGACTGGGACGACTTCACCGCATCGCCGCTTCGCGATGTCGAGCTGGACCGCATTCGGCAATGCGCCGGCGCCATCGACCTGCCGCTCGATGCCGAGGGCGAAGCGGCCTTGCGAGCCCTGCTCCAGCAAGCCGACCTCGTCAGCGTCTATGATGGTCCGGTTCCGTGGCGCCTGTCGGTCGGGGCTTTCGCGGGCTCTTGCTGGGCGCCATCCTTTGGTGGTTCCACCATCTTCCCGGCGCGGGGCTCTTTCACGATCTCCATCTGCTGGTGGTTCCGGCGGCACTGGGTGCTTTCCTCGTGGCCTTGCGCAACAGCCGGATGAAGGTCGGGGCGCATGACCCGCGGATCGTCGCCCAGAACAGGCGCGGGCGGGTCTGACGGGCCCGGGCACTGCGGGCGCAACGGCCGGCCTTGCTGACGGCGCCCCACGACACCTGCACGACGCCCTGCTTCGCGCCTCAGAGCATCCCTCGCCTCCTCGGGGCGGAAGCGGGCACGAAAAAGGGCGGTCGCAGTGACGACCGCCCTTTCCATGTGATCGATGTCTGCTTCAGTCGACCGTGACGGTGACCGCGCGGCGATTCTGGGCCCAGCTGGCTTCGTCCGATCCCAGCGCCACCGGGCGCTCCTTGCCATAGCTGATGGTCGTAATGCGGCCGGCGTCGATGCCCAGGGCCGCCAGATAATTCTTGGCGGCATTGGCGCGACGCTCGCCCAGAGCGAGGTTATATTCGCGCGTACCGCGCTCGTCGCAATGGCCTTCCACCGTGATGCGCTTATTGGGATAACGCATCAGCCATTCGGCCTGGCTGCGCAGCACGGCGCGATCTTCGTCATCGATGTCGCTCTTGTCGGTATCGAAGAGGATAGTGTCCGACGTGACGCTCGCGATGAAATCCGCCTGGCTGCCAGCGACGGGGCCGGACGGCGGCGGCGGCGGGGTCGGCGTGGTCGGAGCCGTATCGGCCGGCGGCGGCGGGATTTCCTCGGGTGCTTTCTTCGAGCAGGCCGACAGTGCCAGCGCGGCACTGGAAACAAGTAGCATCACAGATGTCGTACGCATGGGTCTTCTCCTATTGTCCTCGCTCAAAGGGTAACCGTTCATCGCATGCTCGGGGCGTTTTGCCGACAAGTCAACCATCAAACGTCATGAATTCGTTCAAAAATCTCATTGCAGCAGCGGACCCCAGGCCGGGTCGGAGCCATCCACCGGCGTCTGGATCTGCCGCAGGTTCACGCCGGTCAGGTCCACTTGCCAGATCGACGAGCGGCCACCACGCCCCTGGCTGGTCCGGAAGAACTGCAGCACCCGGCCGTTGGGGGACCAGGTCGGCGCCTCGTCCTGCCAGCCATTGGTCAACAGGCGCTCGTTGCCGCCGCCCGGGCTCATCACGCCGATGCGGAAATTGCCCGCGATCTTGGTGAAGGCAATCAGGTCGCCGCGCGGGCTCCACTCGGGCGTGGCATAGCGCCCGCCGCCGAAGCTGATACGGCGCTGGTCCGAACCATCGGCATTCATCACATAGATCTGCTGCCCGCCCGAACGATCGCTCTCGAATACGATGCGCGCGCCGTCCGGCGAGAAGGAGCCGCCGACATTGATGCCCGGCGTGTTGGTCAGCCGGACCGGCCGCCCGCCATTCACCCCGATCTTGTAGATGTCGGTATTGCCGCCGCTCGCCATAGAATAGAGCAGCGTGCGGCCATCCGGCGACCAGCGTGGGGCGAAAACTGCGTTGTTCGTTTCGAGGATGGCGCGCTGGCGGCCCTGATCCACATCGTAGATGTAGATGCGCACCGTCTTCCCGACATAGCTCACATAAGCGATCGACTTGTAGTCGGGCGACCAGCGCGGCGTGAGCGCGAGGCTCTGGCCATTGGTGATGAAGCGGTGGTTCGCGCCGTCGCTGTCCATGATCGCGAGACGCTTGACCCTGTTATCCTTGGGGCCGGTCTCCGCGATATAGGCGATGCGGCTGTCGAAGAAGGGGCTCTCGCCCGTGAGGCGGGAGTAGATGAGATCCGCGCAGCGGTGCGCGGCTCGGCGCCAGTCGCGCGGCGCGACGACATAGCCCTGCCGCGTCAGTTCGCTCTTGAGCGCGACGTCGAAAAGATAGCAGCCCACGGTGATTTGCGAGTCTCCGCCGGCCGACCGCACGAAACCCTGCACCAGCGCCTCCGCGTTCATGGCGGACCAACGCTCGAACTCGGGATTGGTGACAGCCGCAATCGAAGGGCGCGGCATGCCATCCGGCCCGAGCGGCGTGAACAGGCCGCTGTTGCGCAGGTCATTGGCAATGACTTCGGCGATTTTCTGCCCGAGCAGTTCGGTCGAACCGGCCGGCGTCTCGACATTCTGCTGCGCCGGCATGGGCGGAATCGCGATGCGCAGATCATTCTCGATCTGGCCGGTCACGTCCACGCTGAGCTGCGCGGCGGCAGGCGCAGTGACGAGAACGGTGGCGAAAAGACACATGGCGCCGCGCAGGCGCGGAAGAATGGACAAGGTCATTGGGACAGTCTCGCGTCAAATCTGAGGGGCTGGAGCCATTTCCATTGGTCGTAATATTCCGGCGGCAGGTTACGGAACGGCGAGGCGCGCGTCACGGCCTGGATGGCGCGTTCTGCATGCAGGTCCGCCTGGGCGCGATTGCTCGCGGTGATGCCTTGCTGGCCCACCACTTCGATCCGCCCGACGATCGCGCCGTTCCGGTCTAGATGGACGCTGAGCAGCGTCACGAGCCGATCGGCATCGGCACCGGAAGGCGGGCGCCAATGAGGCTTGATCTGCCGGTTGATCTCCGCATTGAGCGCGCGCGCTGCCACGGCGCCCATCGGCGCGGCCGATCCGCTGGTGGCGGGCGCATTCCGGGATGGCGGCGCGTCGCTCTCCAGCCCCTTGAGAAAATCGCTGCCAAGGCGGGAGGCGCGCTGGGGCCGGGGCTTTTCCTGCGGCTTGGCCTCCGTCTTCGCAGGCGCGGACTTCTCGGGCTCCTTCGGCGTGGCCTTGGGCGGTGTCGGCCGGGGCGTCTCGCGCGGCTTGGGCGGTGCGGGCTGTGTGGCGCGGGGCCGCTCCGGGGCGGCGGGCTGCGGCGGGGGCGCGAGGGGCGCCGGCGCGGCTTCCACGGGCTCCGGCGGCGCCGGGTCGGGCTCCGTCTCGCCCACCTCGGGCGCAACGGCGCTGGTCGCGGTTTCCGCCGCAGGCTCGGTGGTCCGGCTTTCGAGAGCTATGCTGTCCGCGAGCGAGACGTCGATCGTCGCGGGCGGCGGGGGCAGAGTCACGCTGGTCGTGAGCAGGCCGAGCGACAGCGCACCGAACAGCAGGACATGGCCTGCCGTCGACACCCCCAGTCCGAGACGTTCGCTCCGGTCCATCATGAACGGCCTATTGATCGCCAGATGAACGCGTGCTGGACGAATCCGATCCAGTTGTGCCAGCCGTCGTGACGAGCGACACGCGGTCCAACCCCGCCCGGTTCAGTTCGCCCATCACACGCATCACCGTGCCATAATCCAGTCCGGCATCAGCGCGCAGGAACAGCTGGTCGGTGGGCGAGAGCGTCTCGCGCAGAGCGGCCAGGCGCTGCGGCAGCGCCTGTTCCGGCACCGGCTCGTCGTTCAGGAACAGCGCGCCGTCCCGGTCGATGGACAGAACGCTCGGCCGCTGATCCTGATCGAGCGCGCGGGCGCGGGATTCGGGCAGGCGGATGGGAACGCCGGTGACCAGCAGGGGCGCTGTGACCATGAAGATGATGAGCAGCACCAGCATGACGTCCACCAGCGGCGTCACGTTGATCTCCGCCATGGGAGCCCGGCGCCCGCCGCCGCGCCGGCCGGGAGGAAGGCTCATCGCCATCAGGCTTCAAGCTCCCGGCTGAACGTGGTGTAGAGGCCGTCCGAAAAGCGCTGGAGCCGCGCCTCGAGCCGGTTCACGCCATGGCTGAGCCGGTTGTAGGCGATGACGGCCGGAATGGCCGCGAAGAGGCCGATCGCGGTCGCGAACAGCGCTTCCGCGATGCCCGGCGCCACTACGGCGAG
Proteins encoded:
- a CDS encoding M16 family metallopeptidase codes for the protein MALIFPKRSLSFFSGVCSAALVLSLSTATPAWAQSSPAAAAVKPAPLTDLVRQVDIPYEMFTLKNGLRVIVHTDRKAPVVGVTVYYRVGSKNEPEGKTGFAHLFEHLMFGGSENVPTPDETLMGAGASGLNGSTWFDRTNYVETMPTGALDLALFAEADRMGHLLGAVTQAKLDAQRAVVQNEKRQGDNQPYGLVEYAQLAALLPKGHPYAHSTIGSMADLDSASLEDVKTWFRDNYGPNNAILVLAGDIDLQTAREKAEKYFGAIPAGPVVKPVVSPVPTLPARIDQVMKDRVATTRLHRMWVTPGRNDKDSSLLAVGAAVLGGLSSSRLDNELVRKEQVAVGVTASLQQFEQIGFVEVTADVKPGVDPGLVSRRLDEIIADYVKTGPSADEVTRVATRQVSAEIAALEVVGGFGGKATTLAEGLLYAGDPGQYKKDLAAIASATPKGVTAAMQRWLTRPVYALKVEPGEREDYEEAAVSAPGDAAAQEAAPAAAPKLALPDVKSSPALDFPDVETATLANGIKVHLARRATVPAVRIAVSFDAGIASDRKDRLGLSALMLSLLDEGTTTRSTIQIAEEQERLGASISTGQSMDRTSVSLFALKANLAPSLDLLDDVVRNPAFAPGEVERLRATQLAGIAAEKTQPQGLASRAIFPLLYGNQHPYGSSASGRGDEASVKAITREDLLRYHSSWMVPSKAEIFVAGDITMAEIKPLLDARFGHWPQNRMASPTKDFAVTIPDPKPGVYLIDRPQSPQSMILGGVVTTAKGSDDLLAFSTANVILGDDFLSRLNTDIREVKGWSYGVRAYLTPRVERSPYIVAAPVQADKTGPAIAAMRDDIAQFVGSKGVTPQEFRRVISGEIAKLPARFETTGAVLGQMQADALFGRPFTYVETLGQRYAALTPDELDKAARTLIDPARLSWVVVGDKAKIRDQLDALGMPVTEIDSDSPAAQ
- a CDS encoding TonB C-terminal domain-containing protein, whose protein sequence is MMDRSERLGLGVSTAGHVLLFGALSLGLLTTSVTLPPPPATIDVSLADSIALESRTTEPAAETATSAVAPEVGETEPDPAPPEPVEAAPAPLAPPPQPAAPERPRATQPAPPKPRETPRPTPPKATPKEPEKSAPAKTEAKPQEKPRPQRASRLGSDFLKGLESDAPPSRNAPATSGSAAPMGAVAARALNAEINRQIKPHWRPPSGADADRLVTLLSVHLDRNGAIVGRIEVVGQQGITASNRAQADLHAERAIQAVTRASPFRNLPPEYYDQWKWLQPLRFDARLSQ
- the tolB gene encoding Tol-Pal system beta propeller repeat protein TolB yields the protein MTLSILPRLRGAMCLFATVLVTAPAAAQLSVDVTGQIENDLRIAIPPMPAQQNVETPAGSTELLGQKIAEVIANDLRNSGLFTPLGPDGMPRPSIAAVTNPEFERWSAMNAEALVQGFVRSAGGDSQITVGCYLFDVALKSELTRQGYVVAPRDWRRAAHRCADLIYSRLTGESPFFDSRIAYIAETGPKDNRVKRLAIMDSDGANHRFITNGQSLALTPRWSPDYKSIAYVSYVGKTVRIYIYDVDQGRQRAILETNNAVFAPRWSPDGRTLLYSMASGGNTDIYKIGVNGGRPVRLTNTPGINVGGSFSPDGARIVFESDRSGGQQIYVMNADGSDQRRISFGGGRYATPEWSPRGDLIAFTKIAGNFRIGVMSPGGGNERLLTNGWQDEAPTWSPNGRVLQFFRTSQGRGGRSSIWQVDLTGVNLRQIQTPVDGSDPAWGPLLQ
- the pal gene encoding peptidoglycan-associated lipoprotein Pal; its protein translation is MRTTSVMLLVSSAALALSACSKKAPEEIPPPPADTAPTTPTPPPPPSGPVAGSQADFIASVTSDTILFDTDKSDIDDEDRAVLRSQAEWLMRYPNKRITVEGHCDERGTREYNLALGERRANAAKNYLAALGIDAGRITTISYGKERPVALGSDEASWAQNRRAVTVTVD
- a CDS encoding ExbD/TolR family protein, with protein sequence MAMSLPPGRRGGGRRAPMAEINVTPLVDVMLVLLIIFMVTAPLLVTGVPIRLPESRARALDQDQRPSVLSIDRDGALFLNDEPVPEQALPQRLAALRETLSPTDQLFLRADAGLDYGTVMRVMGELNRAGLDRVSLVTTAGTTGSDSSSTRSSGDQ